One part of the Anaeromyxobacter sp. Fw109-5 genome encodes these proteins:
- the fni gene encoding type 2 isopentenyl-diphosphate Delta-isomerase has protein sequence MSIAERKDSHLALCLEEQVELPGGDATGFGALRFDHDALPEVDLAAVRTETELLGKKLAAPIVVGAMTGGTARAGEMNRRLARAAERCGVAFALGSQRRMLQDPASRDSYAVRAAAPELRLLFGNLGAVQLNYGVGVAELRALVRDVGADAFNFHLNPLQEAIQPEGDTRFAALLPKLAAVIPELGVPVLLKEIGAGISRTTARKIAALPVAGVETGGLGGTSWAKVESLRAADPARKSLGEAFARWGIPTVESIAACRQALPDRVVVASGGIRNGIEIAKALALGADAVALALPLLKAAEQSWEAAAEELDRLVQELRLAMFLTGCARVSELRARPLSHARDLTAAPRT, from the coding sequence ATGTCCATCGCCGAGCGGAAGGACAGTCACCTCGCCCTGTGCCTCGAGGAGCAGGTCGAGCTCCCGGGCGGCGACGCGACCGGGTTCGGCGCCCTGCGCTTCGATCACGACGCGCTGCCCGAGGTGGACCTCGCGGCGGTGCGGACCGAGACGGAGCTCCTCGGGAAGAAGCTCGCGGCGCCCATCGTGGTCGGCGCGATGACGGGAGGGACGGCGCGGGCGGGCGAGATGAACCGGCGCCTCGCGCGCGCCGCGGAGCGCTGCGGCGTCGCGTTCGCGCTCGGGTCGCAGCGGCGCATGCTCCAGGATCCGGCCAGCCGCGACAGCTACGCGGTGCGCGCCGCCGCGCCGGAGCTCCGGCTCCTCTTCGGAAACCTGGGCGCGGTGCAGCTCAACTACGGCGTGGGCGTGGCGGAGCTGCGGGCGCTGGTGCGGGACGTCGGCGCCGACGCGTTCAACTTCCACCTGAACCCGCTGCAGGAGGCGATCCAGCCCGAGGGGGACACGCGCTTCGCGGCGCTCCTGCCGAAGCTGGCCGCCGTGATCCCGGAGCTCGGCGTGCCCGTGCTGCTGAAGGAGATCGGCGCGGGGATCTCCCGCACCACCGCGCGGAAGATCGCGGCGCTGCCCGTGGCGGGGGTGGAGACCGGCGGGCTCGGCGGCACCTCCTGGGCCAAGGTCGAGAGCCTGCGCGCGGCCGATCCGGCGCGGAAGAGCCTCGGCGAGGCCTTCGCGCGCTGGGGGATCCCGACGGTGGAGAGCATCGCCGCCTGCCGGCAGGCGCTCCCGGATCGGGTGGTCGTCGCGTCCGGCGGGATCCGCAACGGGATCGAGATCGCCAAGGCGCTCGCGCTCGGGGCGGACGCGGTGGCGCTCGCGCTGCCGCTGCTGAAGGCCGCGGAGCAGTCCTGGGAGGCGGCGGCCGAGGAGCTCGATCGGCTCGTCCAGGAGCTGCGGCTCGCCATGTTCCTCACCGGCTGCGCGCGCGTCTCCGAGCTGCGCGCCCGCCCGCTCTCCCACGCTCGCGATCTCACGGCGGCGCCCCGGACATGA
- the hpnH gene encoding adenosyl-hopene transferase HpnH — protein MGIPLKQAVAVGRYIVSQRLRGRTRYPLVLMLEPLFRCNLECAGCGKIQHPESVLRSSLSPEQCWAASDECGAPVVSIAGGEPLLHPEIARVARGLVERGRFVYLCTNAILLEKKLPQFEPHERLTFNVHLDGVEERHDASVQRAGVHRTAVAAIRAARARGFRVTTNSTLFVGQDPEEVHRFFDEVMALGVEGMTVSPGYGYERAPDQDHFLRRDETRALFRRVLAPARERGWRFNHSPFYLDFLSGLRDYQCTPWGSPNYSVFGWQRPCYLFSEGGYAKTFAELMETTAWERYGAGRHPRCADCMVHSGYEPSAVQDSMATLGNVVRSVRSLMG, from the coding sequence CAGGCGGTCGCGGTCGGCCGTTACATCGTGTCCCAGCGGCTGCGCGGGCGGACGCGCTACCCGCTCGTGCTGATGCTCGAGCCGCTCTTCCGCTGCAACCTCGAGTGCGCCGGCTGCGGGAAGATCCAGCACCCCGAGTCGGTGCTGCGGAGCTCGCTCTCGCCCGAGCAGTGCTGGGCGGCGTCCGACGAGTGCGGCGCGCCGGTCGTGAGCATCGCCGGCGGCGAGCCGCTGCTCCACCCGGAGATCGCCCGCGTCGCGCGCGGCCTCGTCGAGCGCGGCCGGTTCGTCTACCTGTGCACGAACGCGATCCTGCTCGAGAAGAAGCTCCCGCAGTTCGAGCCTCACGAGCGGCTGACCTTCAACGTGCACCTCGACGGCGTCGAGGAGCGCCACGACGCGTCGGTGCAGCGCGCGGGCGTCCACCGGACCGCGGTGGCCGCGATCCGCGCGGCGCGGGCGCGCGGCTTCCGCGTCACCACCAACTCGACCCTCTTCGTCGGCCAGGATCCCGAGGAGGTGCACCGGTTCTTCGACGAGGTGATGGCGCTCGGGGTGGAGGGGATGACCGTCTCCCCCGGCTACGGCTACGAGCGGGCGCCGGACCAGGACCACTTCCTGCGACGGGACGAGACGCGCGCGCTCTTCCGCCGCGTGCTCGCGCCCGCGCGCGAGCGCGGCTGGCGCTTCAATCACTCACCGTTCTACCTCGACTTCCTCTCCGGCCTCCGCGACTACCAGTGCACGCCGTGGGGGAGCCCGAACTACAGCGTCTTCGGCTGGCAGCGCCCCTGCTACCTGTTCTCCGAGGGCGGCTACGCGAAGACGTTCGCGGAGCTCATGGAGACCACCGCGTGGGAGCGGTACGGGGCCGGGCGCCACCCGCGCTGCGCGGACTGCATGGTGCACTCGGGCTACGAGCCCTCCGCCGTCCAGGACTCGATGGCGACCCTGGGGAACGTCGTCCGCTCCGTGCGGTCGCTCATGGGCTGA